The following are encoded together in the Loktanella sp. M215 genome:
- a CDS encoding type IV secretory system conjugative DNA transfer family protein, with protein sequence MFCVSHEEAERRCPATVREYLTLSAENFTKLMELMQESTAAGGLIARAANRHLGKAEREAASVVSTTQRHTHFLDSPRIISVTSRSDFHFAELRHRIASVFLVLPPNRLDAYARWLRLLVTRALQEIARDAEAVSGPQGDLAAATAGRTTSRTAVPLLKAGTEPSEAQTASEGASEGASDAPDSVTGLSWDRRAAADPSGPSPPPPQRPPCFCWTSLRRWGVWRPWSGPWG encoded by the coding sequence ATGTTCTGTGTCTCCCATGAGGAGGCGGAGCGCCGGTGTCCCGCCACGGTCCGGGAGTACCTGACCTTGTCAGCAGAAAACTTCACTAAGCTGATGGAGCTGATGCAGGAGAGCACCGCAGCAGGCGGTCTGATCGCACGGGCGGCCAACCGGCACCTCGGCAAGGCAGAGCGCGAAGCGGCGTCAGTGGTCTCGACAACGCAGCGCCACACGCACTTCCTCGACAGCCCGCGGATTATCAGCGTGACGTCCCGGTCCGACTTTCACTTCGCGGAACTGCGCCACCGGATCGCCTCGGTCTTCCTCGTGCTGCCTCCGAACCGCCTCGATGCCTACGCGCGCTGGCTGCGCCTGCTGGTCACCCGTGCTCTGCAGGAGATCGCTCGGGACGCAGAGGCGGTCTCCGGGCCTCAGGGAGATCTTGCGGCCGCCACAGCGGGGCGTACAACCTCACGTACCGCCGTTCCCCTCCTCAAGGCGGGTACAGAGCCCTCAGAGGCACAGACAGCCTCTGAGGGTGCCTCTGAGGGTGCCTCTGACGCACCAGACAGCGTGACGGGGCTCTCTTGGGACCGCAGGGCTGCTGCGGATCCCTCAGGCCCCTCCCCGCCGCCCCCACAACGCCCACCCTGTTTTTGCTGGACGAGTTTGCGGCGCTGGGGCGTCTGGAGGCCGTGGAGCGGGCCATGGGGCTGA